The DNA segment CCAGTGATTCTAGTTGACCCCCTAGtggcccctccccccagtgatTCCAGTTGCCCCTCTCTCCGGTGATTACAGTGGTCCCTCCCTCGTATCCCCTTCCCTCAGtggcccctccccccagtgatTCCAATGCCCCCCTCCGTGATTCCAGtggcccctccccttcccccagtgaTTCCAgtggcccctcctcctcccctgcaCCCACCTGCAGGCGGACGTTGAGCATCATGGAGGCGATCAGGTAGAGGTAGGGGAAGCGGAGGCGgagtctccaggccaggtcgaagaAGGTGATCAGAGTCCGGGTCAGCCCCTTGGAGAAGATGCCGTACGAGCGGACGGCCGGCCCGGTGAACCTGAGCGCCGCGAGGGGCAGGCCCGCCATGCAGACCCGGGGCCCGACAGGCCGACCACGGGCATCAACAGGCGGAGCGGGGGGAGGCCTGACCAGCAGCCCCGGCTCCGCGCATCTCCAGCCGGCGGCCGGCAAACTCGGGTAAAGCCTTCCAACCAAGGCCCGCCCACCCACTTCCGACAGGATCACTTCCGGGCCCAAGGTCAGATGGAAAAGTTGGAGATTGTTTAGAGCAACTTTGCCCCTGCAAAAACAGCAAACCCCATGGTCTCTGCACCGAGAAATTAGGCAAATGCTCTTTAAATCAAAGCCTGTGCGTATAACGGCGTCATAATACTACAGAAAAaaaacaagtttttaaaaaaatagtATTTTCTTGGTATCTGAATTGCCTGTCAAAAATCCCAGAGCCAATTTTCTTTACTTCTGGTGCAATTCATTTCTCTGCTCCTTAGTGCTCTTTGATATGGAGAGGTTCACTGTCCTGGAAGATTTAGTTAATGCTGCATTGTGTTGACCTGGGCTTCATGTTTCTGTGAAGATGTTATTTCAGCTTTTTAAAACTCAAAGTTTTCTCCCAAAGTCAGTCATTTTGCCCAAACCCTTTAAATGTCTTTCATATTAGTTTTGTAAATGTAGGTGTGTGCAACGATCTGATCTGCGACAAAATGAGGTCACTAATTGTCTTGTCACTAATTGGGTGTACCTTGCATTCATTAAAAAAATGAGGACTAACAGAGGACTGAGCAATTGGGTGAGTTTTCAGGTTATATTTTCCAGGAATAACTATAATGAATGCAACATTATAGAGTTCATTCTACCACAAGGTGTTGATGCCTCACAAAACTAGTATTTGGATGGAATTTGACCCTAAAAGAGATACTGATAATAAAAGACTTTTAGAACTTTGTCACATTTATGATAACACTGATGTTAACCAAAATGCCAGTCCTGGGGTCAGACTTCCCTTATAAAAATACAGACCTTGTCAGTATCCCATTAAGGGCTCTTTTTAACAGATTGCATGACTGAAATTGACAAAAGAGTTTATGAAAGTTTTAATTGGAATGATTGGCAGGTCAGATTGGCTGAAATATTATTTGATGtataggtacttaaagggaggaatTTTACAATAAAGAAAGTAATCATTTTGAATGCAAGTGCAGATTAATGAGAAGAAATTTGAGATTGTTAGAAGTGTTAACAATGTAGGAAGTTGATAGAGACATCTAGGGCAGTTTAATCCAACACTTAACACATATTTAAATATATGCAAGATGTTAGCTAGAAGAAAGGGAAAGAGGATGATTGACAAATCAGAAAAGACGACGTTCGATCACTCACTGAAGATGTAACCTGGAGGTGGAACCAGTGCCAACTAGCAGAAATTGCTGTCGGATCAAAGAGAAGACATAACTTTATACTAAACAGCATTCATATCGTAGGAAGCACTTACCATTAGGCTGATCTACAAACTATAATTTACAAATATATTGTAATCTTTGAAATCTTTACACTTAAAGAttgccatttatatagcaccatataTCTCTGCAAAAGATCTCATAGCATTCATACAAATGACATTTGAAATGTAGTTATTGATTTGTAAATTAATTTCCGCCCCCCTTTCTCCCCTTCTGTCCTGAAGGTTCTAACTGATGCGAGAGTACGGTATTATGTGCACCCTCTGGTACTTCACCcaggtttcccacgttacaacaatgactacgtattgttcgcatgcctgacacaagactcccaaagcaagcgctctactcggaactccttcaaggcaaacgagcccaaagtgggcagaggaaatgtttcaaggacaccctcaaagcctccttgataaaatgcaacatccccaccgacacctgggaatccctggctaaagactgccctaagtggaggaagtgcatccgggaggacgctgagcacctcgagtctcatcgccgagagaatgcagaaatcaagcgcaggcagcggaaggagcgtgcagcaaatcagtcccacccaccctttccttcaaccactgtctgtcccacctgtgacagagactgtaattcccatattggactgttcagtcacctaagaactcacttttagagtggaagcaagtcgagagactgcctatgatgatgacactccaaaagtacttaattggctgtaaacgctttgagacatccagtggtcgtgaaaggcgctatataaatgcaagtctatctttttcaGGTGCCTCATCATACAGAGCCCAGATATTGTGATTGTTGGCTATTCCATCATTGAGGGCAGCACAGCCCAGTCTGATTCTGTCCTCACCTTACATGCATGTGCTGATTTATTAGCTGGGGTCAATGGATAGAACTGCAGTCACTCTGGGGCCATGAGGGAGAGTGCGATGGTGTTGTGAGCTGACTGACATGGATTCTGCCATCATCACCGCCGTGCACCTCAGatgaatgagctggtgggccgtctcagagactccctgcGCAGGATTAgcaaatgtctcatgactctccggctcaccatagcccagaaccagtgcgccacagttgcgtacgccccaacacttgcgcaacagatgaggcctgttgtgtatggagaaagagtccgactgaacactgtgagctcaaagtaaagtgtgaccatagtcttttattgcaggtctccagagtgtctctccaaccagtgaagcctccttaaatacctgtgctcccaagggattatgggatcccttgggactccaggggatgagccctctggtggctgtagagagtaaatacaagtatacatatataacaaggccaaagagggatttgactccagcctcgaacaatccctgtcccgtgtccctacggacgacaaactgatcctcctcggcgacttcaacaccagggtcggtaaggacacagacctctggggaggcgtgatcggcagagaggggggagggaaaacCAGTTCCAgccgtaccctgctcctgacaaaatgcctagaacatgaccttgtcatcacctacatcttgttccatcagagggacaagttcAAGTCATCATGTCTCCAAGcgctggcatctgcttgactacgtcatcgtctgagcgagggaccacGAGTACGTGCGCATCACCCTggccatgacaggagccaatgactgctggtcagaccaccacctaatccgttccatcaccatcaacatagccccaaagcagcgacggcaacagaaacaatgctgcaggaaaatcaacgccggggcactcaaagacccagttaagagagccctatacagccagcgcctcactgacaACCTGGTGACCCtcaatgaccctgagacgcagagtgcccacaacacctggtctgccctccaggtctccataaccagtgcctgcgaagagacgctcggtcactcaaccaggaaacaccaggactggtttgacgagaacgaccaagagatccaggagctaataagccgcaagcgcaaggcatttctgaactttaaGCAGCAAcctaattcgggagcagcaaagcagctctacagacggctgaaggccgaggtccaacaaaaaacccgcgacccaaagaatagatggtgggtggagaaagcacaggagatccagcagctggctgacagccgtgatatgtgaggattctccagcgcagtcaaggccacctatggcccaagcactcaaggccccaccccacggctggccaagaacagagaggcattcattaaggacaccgaggcagtcagggcccactggaaggagcatttcgaagatctcccgaACCGAGaatgccttcgacacgagtgtctttgactccatcctgcagcatgctacccgccaccatctcagcaaaaccccggccctgcacgaggtagaaaaggccatcagtcagctcaagaacagcaaggcatcaggagcagatagaatccccactgaggcactaaagtatggcggagaagcactattggcacgaatgcatgacctcatccctcttatctggaaggagaagaacatgccaggagatctcagaaatgccgtaatcgtgaccatcttcaaaaaaggggacaagtccgactgcggcaactacagaggaatctccctgccgtcggccactgggaaagtcatcgcaagaatcctcctcaatcgtcttctccccatggctgaagaactcctcccagagtcacaatgctgcTTCCGTCCACTGAGGGTTACacggcgcgacaactacaagagaaatgccgggaacagcaccaacccttgtacgtggtcttctttgacctcacaaaggcctttgacactatcaaccgcgagAGTGTCCTCCTccctttcggctgcccccaaaagtttgtcactatcttccgtctgctccacgatgccatgcaagccgtgatcctgaccaacggatccaccactgacccaatcaagcagggctgtgtcatcgtaccaacgctcttctcgatcttccttgctgcaatgctccatttcactctcaacaagctccccactggagtgcaactaaactatagagccagtaggaacctgttcaaccttcgtcgtcttcaggctagatccaagaccgtcccatcctctctcgtcgagctacagtatgcggacaatgcttgcatctgcacacactgaggctgaactccaagccatcgtcaacaccttcactgaggcatacgaaagcatgggctttacactaaacatccgtaagacaaaggtcctccaccaacctgaccccaccacacagcactgccccccggtcatcaaaatccacggcgcggccttggacaacgtggaccactttccatacctcgggagcctatcagcaaaggcagagatcttcggtcgcctgaggaagagagtgtttgaagaccaggaactcaaatctggcaccaagcttatggtctacagggctgtagtgatacccgccctcctgtatggctcagagacctgaaccatatacagtagacacctcaaatcgctggagaaataccaccgacactgcctctgcaagatcctgcaaatcccctgggaggacagacgcaccaacgtccgtgttctcgatcaggccaacatccctagcatcgaagcactgaccacactcgaccagctccgtcgggcgggccacatcgtctgcatgcccaacacgagactcccaaagcaagcactctactctgaactcctacatggcaagcgagccccaggtgcacagagaaaacgtttcaaggacaccctcaaagcctccttgataaagtgcaacattcccaccggcacctgggaatccctggtccaagactgccctaagtagaggaagtgcatccgggagggtgctgagcacctcgagactcgtcgccgagagcatgcagaaaccaagcgcagatagtggaaggagcgtgcggcaaaccaggctccccaccctttccctcaaccactgtctgtcccacctgttagagagactgtaattcccgtattggactgttcggccacctgagaactcacttttagagtggaagcaagtctgcctcgattccgagggacttcctatgatgatgatgcacctcaGGTTGGTTCTGTGCAGTGATTCTGGTTACTGTGGAGTGGACTGGCACTGACTCTGGGTGGTAATGCAGTGACTGTATTGCGGGTGGTACCGCAGTGATTCTAGGTGCTGTGACACTGCAGTGGTTCGGGGTGGCGCTGCATGGACTCTGGGAATGGAGTGGTGTTGGAGTGACTGGATGCTGCAGGAAGGTACAGCAAGGTCTCAGGATGCCATGGAGTCTGGCTGCAATGATTGGGAACCACAGTTGGTGCTGTTGAGACTCTGCGGTCCGTGGGTTTCACTGCAGTGACTCTGGCTTTTTCAGGTGCGGCTTCTGTGACTCTAGGTGCCACCAAACGGCACTgcagttttttttaattcattctgggatgtgggtgtcactggcaaggcgggcatttattgtccatccctagttgcccttgagaagatggtggtgagtcgccttctggaaccgctgcagtccgtgtggtgaaggtactcccacagtgctgccagagagggagttccaggacttagaggagaacttgcaggtgatggtgctcccataagaacatcatgggccaccccgagctgcgagaggacaccactccAGGTCAGGAGTAAAAGGGCTGGAGCATGCCACTTCAGCTTCCAGCGTGAGCCACTCCAAGTGTGCGACAGCTTCGAGGTGGGtggctgggtgatgtcatcaggacccaggtcgccgtttggaacgtgggcaggagcagaggagcaggaaggttgtggcggacttgcgacaagtgatcgaggtggaggagcaatgagggatcgtggctgagatttggttggTGATATGACGGAGGTTTGGCGAAAGTTTGGTGCAGagatgtggcggaggtgcggcgagtgtttttgtggcggaggagcggtgagggaccgtggcggaggagcggtgaatgtttgtggctgaggagcggcgagagatcgtggcggaggtgcggcaaatgagggtatgggtcctagaagagccgagggcccaggggcagtacgggccagcccacactgcgatatgtgcgcgcactaggtccgtgcagcagagcaggtcttcaatcgtcctggttaactcttgtcactggataaagacctagctctgtcgagcccatgtggtggttgatgtgcaacagtcaccacacgttaaaaaaatccacacacaggcatcttccaccccctcgattggagttcaggactggaacatcaaaataggagcaggagtcggccatctggccccttgagcctgctccgccattcaataagatcatggctgatctgatcttggactcaactccacttccctgtctgttcctcataacccttgactcccttatctctcaaaaatccatctatctccaccttaaatatattcagtgacccagcctctacagcttcctggggaagagaattccaaaaactcatgaccttctgagagaagaaattcctcctcattcctgttttaatggcgaccccttattctgatactatgccccctagttctagattcccccatgagaggaaacatactcttagcatctaccctgtcaagctccctcagaatcttatgtgcttcaataagatcacctctcagtcttctaaactccaatgagtacaggcccagcctgctcaatctttcttcatatgacaacccctttatctcagcgatcaacctcgtgaaccgtctctgaattgcctccaatgcaagtatatccttccttaaataagaagaccaatactgtatgcagtactccaggtgaggcctcgccaataccctgtacagttgtagcaagacttctctgctttttatactccatcccacttgcaataaaggccaacattccatttactttcctaattacctgctgtacctgcatactaactttttaagtttcatgtacaaagacctccTATGTACCATTGCTGTTTGTAATCTCtcccatttaaataacaatttgcttttttctttttctcaccaaagtggagaacctcacattttcccgcaccacactccacctgccaaatttttgcccactcaattagcctatctatatccctttgcagattcttcacGAGCtccttagacaggctaagtgagtgggcaaaaatttggcagacggagtataatgttggaaagtgtgaggtcatgcactttggcagaaaaaaaaatcaaagagcaaattattatttaaatggagaaagattgcaaaatgctgcattacagtgggacctgggggtacttgtgcatgaaacacaaacggttagtatgcaggtgcagcaagtgatcaggaaggcgaatggtatcttggcctttattgcaaaggggatggagtataaaagtagggaggtcttgctacagttatacagggtattggtgaggccacatctggaatactgcgtgcagttttggtttccgtatttacgaaaggatatacttgctttagaggcagttcaaagaaggttcactagattgattccgaggatgagggggttgacttatgaggaaaggttgagtaggtttggcctctactcattggaattcagaagattgagaggtgatctttttgaaacgtataagattatgagggggcttgacaaagtggatgcagagagaatgtttccactgatgggggagactagaactagggggcatgatcttagaataagggaccgcccatttaaaactgagatgaggagaaatttcttctctcaagagggttgtaaatctgtggaattcgctgcctcagagagctgtggaagctgggacattgaatatatttaagacagagatggacggtttcttaactgataaggggttatggggagcgggcagggaagtggacctgagtccatgatcggatcagccatgatcatattaaatggcggagcaggctcgaggggccgtatggcctagtcctgctcctacttcttacgttcttatgtaaagaGAGGAAAATGGAGAAAAGGGGAATTTGCAACCGACACTTAAAGCTGTCAGTGTTTGTGCCAAGAAAACCAAATTAAAAACTTAGTatttgctactatggatgtttgagAAGTCATGGAATGTCTTTGTGTGAAAATCTGTTAtgattgttttagctccacccacttgagTGTTGAAGCTCTTTAGCCCTTTGTGTGCTGTTAAGTTTGTTAATTAAAATGGGTGGTTCCGTTTTAAATCAATTGGAAttgtaacaaagcactgtcttCTTAATCTGGTTACTAAAGTTTTCTTGAAATTataaattggagttattgaggATGATTAACCTATGAAAACCCAACTTTCATTGTGGTCACGGTGAAATTCTGATTATTTTAAATTGTGTGATGTTTCTATTTTTGGACATGAGATTTTCAcactgggggaaaaaaaagggaAAACACTGCAGTGGGAGCAGGATTGGTTTATAGAATGTTTAAAGTTAACAgtgatgttgataatgatttttgttAGGAAATATAAAAAAATGGCGTTTGGCTGTTTGGAAAAATTTTCTTAAATTTACGTGAAGTGATGTCATGACGTCAGACAATGTTTTGCTCCGCCTTTTTATAAACCTAGAAAgaggttaaccctttccactgacaggtgATTTCTTAATTCAGCAAGGAACCACTTTTCAATtgctgaatgaaattttaaagatattggacattattaaatgaaagtttcttaattttaagtgaAGATTTGCCCCATGGGGCAGAAGGAATTTTATGATTTGACATATTAACCCCTTGGGCTCTTAAGCAGAGTCACAatggattctctgtttcttttgttttaagtaggtgaccatcgggaagaaggGGTAGAATTGGCAATGTTCACCTGAATTCCTGTACAGATTGCTGGCAACTATAGTAGAAGCTGTAAGACAAGACGATGCCGACTATTACTTACACAAAGTAAAAGCGAATTCTAAGACTGAACCTCAGTGGAAGGGTAACAGAAAAGGAGACGAACTAGCTAGAATGGGGGCTGAGAAAAGGGTCCTATGGGATCCATACCAATCACGAATGGTGGCTGCCACAATTGTGGTTTCTGCAATTCTGCGTCCCCCAGATCTTAAAACGGTACAACTGAAGGATATAGTGCTAACAGCTGTTCTAAAGGAGAAAGAAGCAGGTCACTCCGAAGAAGGCCCCTACGGTGTCAGAGATATAGAGGTCAGGGAAGGTATGCTGTTTAAAGGAGATAAGTGGATTGTGCCTCCACCAACATAACCAACTACACCTGGCCCTGAGTAAACCTCAGGAGTGGGAGGCcaggtaatggaacaaaactatgcAAGGGTAGGAGTGTTTGAACCCCTGTACAAGGGATCGTATAATATCGttgataaagctagtcccatggtGTACGCAGTCCGGTTATCAAGGAGATATAAATGGTTTCATATTAACCAGATGAAGCATTTTCAGCCCACTAGCAGGTCACTGAGCCGACAAGGAACGAGTATGAGCATGGTGAGCCGGCTTCATCCTCTccagtgggatgaggaggaagggaTGCCAGATGGGATACCCTCACCGAATCAGGTACAGTACGATCCAAATGaaagtggacaggacacgggagctgtgagaaccacctcctgtccacagacaagCCCCATGGACACCTCCAACCCCATGACATAGTAAGAGACATATCGGGAATGATAGAAGTAGGGACGGACGAGGGTATAGGATCAGGATTCATTTCCAGTGTTATGGTAATCGTACCACTgtaa comes from the Pristiophorus japonicus isolate sPriJap1 chromosome 15, sPriJap1.hap1, whole genome shotgun sequence genome and includes:
- the LOC139280959 gene encoding salivary gland specific protein SAGSIN1, with product MAGLPLAALRFTGPAVRSYGIFSKGLTRTLITFFDLAWRLRLRFPYLYLIASMMLNVRLQVHIEIH